One segment of Oscillospiraceae bacterium MB08-C2-2 DNA contains the following:
- a CDS encoding diguanylate cyclase: protein MNIGIAVAVGIGGALLLVILGLIGKVLVIEKAPLNKDSRFDFDSDAFEEDLEDYLIPRRNLDFPDDIPDGVDLDKMSLVDYYSDILGETEKGGAHQEPMPLAHEREEALVENDSLTGLRCGEAFHRECQAILDAAKKEKTSWAVVYFDFDRFKLINSLKGVNIGDFALQHIVQRLPEVFGEHAIFSRITADHFFALLPYHDVQQFEIIADNMKQACRAVMEGIGVKTGLNVSMGMAVTQNTSWSYRLPVLMERANIAHYTIKANRKVSYIVYSSSIVFSHFYGESALENFKENQFDDEYVLHWRPSRRLDTRRVCGVQVRAGWRIMENTPRQYTVHDAIGALPGYCAKMLYKVCKEINSCRKQDISVLPVTLPLSMIDLYKEDIDALVNQCLTDFQVKPQLLEFLVDSEKLPVEMETSFTQLRKLRDLGVRLALGNVDPRSRALEMLPPFPFDRIQVRPGFLRDLKEKAGDEGQQNLSLGWLVNFARTFNTQILVEDIQIEEQARVAAEKSCKFGQGPYFDPPMSTKQYTSFLQELAKERANTRGAAPEDLQEQLFDQAQEDFVETSSADYEQLPSADILPFSGQPPKSDWEAEMQAAYAQEMEQAAQERKQNS from the coding sequence GTGAATATTGGCATTGCAGTAGCGGTTGGCATTGGCGGAGCTCTATTACTGGTTATACTTGGCCTGATCGGCAAAGTTCTTGTAATTGAAAAAGCACCCTTAAATAAAGATTCCCGGTTTGATTTTGATTCCGATGCCTTTGAAGAGGATCTGGAGGATTATTTGATTCCCCGCCGTAATTTAGATTTCCCGGATGATATTCCAGATGGTGTTGATCTGGATAAAATGAGCTTGGTGGATTATTACAGCGATATTTTGGGTGAAACAGAAAAAGGGGGCGCCCATCAGGAGCCCATGCCTTTGGCCCATGAGCGTGAGGAGGCGCTCGTGGAAAATGATTCGCTCACCGGTTTGCGCTGTGGTGAGGCGTTTCATCGTGAGTGTCAGGCCATTCTGGATGCCGCTAAAAAGGAAAAAACGTCTTGGGCGGTGGTTTATTTTGATTTTGACCGTTTTAAGCTGATCAATTCCCTCAAGGGTGTTAATATCGGAGACTTTGCACTACAGCACATTGTGCAGAGATTGCCGGAGGTTTTTGGAGAGCATGCTATTTTTTCCAGGATTACAGCGGATCATTTTTTTGCTTTGCTGCCCTATCACGATGTTCAGCAGTTTGAAATCATTGCCGATAACATGAAGCAGGCCTGCCGGGCTGTCATGGAAGGCATCGGCGTTAAAACCGGCCTGAATGTGAGCATGGGGATGGCGGTTACACAGAATACATCGTGGAGCTATCGGCTCCCTGTGCTTATGGAAAGAGCCAATATTGCACACTATACCATTAAAGCCAACCGTAAGGTTTCTTATATTGTTTATAGCAGCAGCATTGTGTTTTCCCATTTTTATGGAGAGAGTGCCTTAGAAAACTTTAAGGAAAACCAGTTCGATGATGAATATGTTTTGCACTGGAGGCCCAGCCGCCGTTTGGATACCCGCAGGGTCTGCGGTGTGCAGGTGCGGGCAGGTTGGCGTATTATGGAAAATACACCTCGGCAGTATACTGTTCATGATGCTATCGGTGCGTTGCCCGGATACTGTGCTAAAATGCTGTATAAAGTTTGCAAAGAGATTAACAGCTGCCGCAAGCAGGATATTTCGGTGCTGCCGGTTACTCTTCCGCTTTCTATGATTGACCTGTATAAAGAAGATATAGATGCCTTAGTGAACCAATGCCTTACTGATTTTCAGGTAAAGCCTCAGCTGCTGGAATTTTTGGTGGATTCAGAAAAACTGCCGGTGGAAATGGAGACTTCCTTTACCCAGCTGAGAAAACTGCGGGATTTAGGTGTTCGGCTGGCTTTGGGCAACGTTGACCCACGTTCCCGTGCGCTGGAAATGCTGCCTCCCTTTCCATTTGACCGTATTCAGGTTCGCCCCGGATTTTTGCGGGATCTGAAGGAAAAAGCGGGGGATGAGGGCCAGCAGAATCTATCTCTGGGCTGGTTGGTTAATTTTGCCCGTACCTTTAACACTCAAATTCTAGTGGAAGATATACAGATTGAGGAGCAAGCGAGGGTTGCCGCAGAAAAAAGCTGCAAATTTGGGCAAGGCCCCTATTTTGATCCGCCCATGTCCACCAAGCAGTATACCAGTTTTCTTCAGGAGCTGGCTAAGGAAAGAGCCAATACCAGGGGGGCAGCCCCCGAAGATTTGCAGGAGCAGTTGTTTGATCAGGCTCAAGAGGATTTTGTGGAGACATCTTCTGCTGACTATGAGCAGCTGCCCAGTGCCGATATTCTCCCTTTCAGCGGGCAGCCGCCTAAGTCGGATTGGGAAGCGGAAATGCAGGCCGCCTATGCTCAGGAGATGGAGCAGGCTGCTCAAGAACGAAAGCAAAATTCGTAA
- the tnpA gene encoding IS200/IS605 family transposase has product MKDINSLEHTKWRCQYHVVFAPKYRRQVIYREIKADIGFILRKLCDQKGVEIIEANACPDHIHMLISIPPKFSVSQIMGYLKGKSSLMIFDRHANLKYKYGNRHFWARGYYVDTVGRNKKQIQEYIKKQLEEDELSDQMSLKEYTDPFTGSKNTKA; this is encoded by the coding sequence ATGAAAGACATAAACAGTTTAGAACATACCAAGTGGAGATGTCAATACCACGTAGTATTTGCACCAAAATACAGGAGACAAGTAATATATCGGGAAATTAAAGCAGACATAGGGTTTATCCTAAGGAAATTGTGTGATCAAAAAGGGGTAGAAATTATAGAAGCGAACGCATGCCCAGATCACATCCATATGCTAATCAGTATACCACCAAAGTTTAGTGTATCGCAGATAATGGGGTATCTAAAAGGGAAGAGCAGCTTAATGATATTCGACCGTCATGCAAATTTGAAGTACAAATATGGAAATAGGCATTTCTGGGCAAGAGGGTATTATGTGGATACAGTAGGGCGGAATAAAAAGCAGATACAGGAGTATATCAAAAAGCAATTGGAGGAAGATGAGCTATCCGATCAGATGAGTCTCAAGGAGTACACTGACCCGTTTACGGGTAGCAAGAACACCAAGGCATAA
- a CDS encoding acyltransferase family protein — protein MREYSVDNLRCLVVLLLFPYHTFMIYNSFGESFYIKGTNITFTSNFIVAVWPWIMPLLFVVAGMSSAYALRKRTPLEYLKERVMKLFIPLISGILLIMPLMTYFAERFHNGYTGGYIEQYVLFFTKPTDLSGYHGGFTPGHFWFILYLFVISLVALPVMKTYQKSKRKIPIGLINLPLLLAFFVIPLACQIILNISGKSVGKYFAFFLLGYFILSDERILEKLDRYRFLLTGMFILGMAINLVLFNTELNINAILYEAIIELYAWVGILALLGMSKHYLNIITAAYFSKSSFSVYIFHQPWIIIIAFYVFQFTQNTVLQMALILAGSIPLTFLSYELCKRIGILRFIFGLKK, from the coding sequence ATGAGAGAGTATTCTGTTGATAATTTGCGTTGTCTGGTTGTTCTGTTGCTTTTCCCATATCATACCTTTATGATTTACAATTCCTTTGGCGAGAGTTTTTACATAAAAGGCACGAATATCACATTTACAAGCAACTTCATTGTCGCAGTATGGCCTTGGATCATGCCGCTTTTATTTGTCGTGGCTGGTATGAGCTCAGCTTATGCCTTGAGAAAAAGAACGCCTCTGGAATATCTGAAAGAACGTGTTATGAAACTGTTTATTCCACTGATATCCGGCATATTACTGATCATGCCACTCATGACATATTTTGCTGAGCGGTTTCACAATGGCTATACAGGGGGATATATTGAACAATATGTTTTGTTTTTTACAAAGCCAACAGACCTTTCGGGTTATCACGGTGGTTTTACTCCCGGACATTTCTGGTTTATCCTTTACTTATTTGTAATATCACTTGTTGCTTTGCCGGTGATGAAGACATATCAAAAGTCAAAAAGAAAAATACCCATCGGCCTGATCAATTTGCCCCTTTTACTTGCCTTTTTTGTCATACCGTTGGCCTGTCAGATTATATTGAATATCTCAGGAAAAAGTGTAGGAAAATATTTTGCTTTTTTCCTGCTGGGGTATTTTATTCTATCCGATGAACGTATTCTCGAAAAGCTTGACAGATACCGTTTTTTGCTGACGGGGATGTTTATTTTAGGAATGGCTATAAATTTAGTTTTGTTTAATACAGAATTAAATATTAACGCAATCTTATATGAGGCAATAATTGAACTATACGCCTGGGTCGGCATTTTGGCTCTTTTGGGTATGAGCAAACATTATCTCAATATTATAACCGCTGCCTATTTCTCAAAATCATCGTTTTCTGTATATATTTTTCACCAACCCTGGATTATTATCATTGCCTTTTATGTGTTTCAGTTTACACAAAATACAGTTTTGCAAATGGCTTTAATCCTCGCGGGGAGTATCCCGCTCACGTTTCTTTCATACGAGTTGTGTAAACGAATTGGAATTTTACGATTCATTTTCGGCCTCAAGAAATGA
- a CDS encoding glycine--tRNA ligase — translation MTDTTENSPKQNRGLENNQKTMEKVTALCKNRGFVYSGSEIYGGLANTWDYGPLGVELKNNIKRAWWKKFVQQSPLNVGLDSAILMNPQVWVASGHVGGFSDPLMDCKDCKTRHRADKLIEDQSETVPNGWSDAQMMDFIKENGIKCPNCGSTNFTDIRKFNLMFKTFQGVTEDAKNEIFLRPETAQGIFVNFMNVQRTTRKKLPFGVAQVGKSFRNEITPGNFTFRTREFEQMELEFFCKPGTDLEWFAYWKEFCKNWLLGLGMQENNLRLRDHEAEELSHYSNATTDFEFLFPFGWGELWGIADRTDFDLTQHMKHSTKSMEYFDQESGEKYIPYVIEPSLGADRVTLAFLCDAYDEETVGEGDTRVVLRLHPALAPFKACVLPLSKKLAEPAGKVFEALSAHFMVDYDDASSIGKRYRRQDEVGTPFCITYDFDSETDGSVTVRDRDTMEQTRVPIDQLVAYIQEKITY, via the coding sequence ATGACTGATACCACTGAAAACAGCCCCAAGCAGAATCGCGGCCTTGAAAACAACCAAAAAACCATGGAAAAGGTGACAGCCCTGTGCAAAAACAGAGGCTTTGTTTATTCCGGTTCTGAAATCTATGGCGGTTTGGCCAACACTTGGGATTACGGCCCCTTGGGCGTTGAACTCAAAAATAACATCAAGAGAGCTTGGTGGAAGAAATTTGTCCAGCAGTCCCCGCTGAATGTGGGCTTGGACAGCGCCATTCTCATGAACCCACAGGTTTGGGTGGCTTCCGGTCATGTAGGCGGTTTTTCCGATCCCCTGATGGATTGCAAAGACTGCAAGACCCGCCATCGGGCCGACAAGCTGATCGAGGATCAGTCCGAGACCGTTCCCAATGGCTGGAGCGATGCCCAGATGATGGATTTCATCAAAGAAAACGGCATCAAATGCCCCAACTGCGGCAGCACCAATTTCACCGATATCCGCAAGTTCAATCTGATGTTCAAGACCTTTCAGGGTGTCACCGAGGATGCCAAAAATGAGATTTTTCTGCGGCCTGAAACCGCTCAGGGAATCTTCGTCAACTTTATGAATGTGCAGCGCACCACCCGCAAAAAGCTGCCTTTTGGTGTAGCTCAGGTGGGTAAATCCTTCCGCAATGAGATTACCCCCGGCAACTTTACCTTCCGTACCCGTGAGTTTGAGCAGATGGAGCTGGAATTTTTCTGCAAGCCCGGCACCGATCTGGAATGGTTTGCCTACTGGAAAGAATTCTGCAAAAACTGGCTGCTTGGCTTGGGTATGCAGGAAAACAATCTGCGCCTGCGGGATCATGAGGCCGAGGAGCTTTCTCACTACTCCAATGCCACCACCGACTTTGAGTTCCTGTTCCCCTTTGGCTGGGGCGAGCTGTGGGGTATTGCCGACCGCACTGACTTTGACCTGACCCAGCATATGAAGCACAGCACCAAGAGCATGGAATATTTTGATCAGGAATCCGGCGAAAAGTATATCCCCTATGTTATCGAGCCTTCTTTGGGCGCTGACCGGGTTACCTTGGCTTTCCTGTGTGATGCTTATGACGAAGAGACCGTTGGCGAGGGAGATACCCGTGTGGTGCTTCGCCTGCATCCCGCTCTGGCGCCCTTTAAGGCTTGTGTACTTCCTCTTTCCAAAAAGCTGGCCGAGCCTGCCGGAAAGGTCTTTGAAGCCCTCTCCGCTCACTTTATGGTGGATTATGATGATGCTTCCTCCATCGGAAAGCGCTATCGCCGTCAGGATGAGGTGGGCACTCCCTTCTGCATCACCTATGATTTTGATTCGGAAACCGATGGCAGTGTTACAGTCCGTGACCGTGATACTATGGAGCAGACTCGTGTTCCCATCGACCAGCTGGTGGCTTATATTCAGGAGAAAATCACATATTAA
- a CDS encoding AI-2E family transporter: MKFPRNEKYASIAVYTFLVLGALLVLSQFLQNISFLSGWVQGTLQLLAPIFYGFVIAFLLNPLLRWFDDKLLCRIFKKWKKQPKPVTRRGIALGLTYLTTFVVLSVFIGLVLPELRVVTQIGSNVSYYIHSVEKLYTRFNEWVSGLQLISADGNTQVLLQTLSERLAELTEGLVESIVQYLTYGVSAIFAATTRLTAGILNGVLGVIVSIYFLMDREKLFAQLKKIIRAIFPQKISNLLYEIALDCHHIFNGYIVGSVTDSLIVGILCFIFSSILQIPSALLISTIVGITNIIPYFGPFIGVIPGFLIVFAQNPTAALWFVIMILVLQQIDGNIIAPKILGDSTGLSPLWIIFAITLFSGILGIAGMFLGVPLFAILYSLIRRLVNFLLRRKGESIKTRDYDSAKNPLIK, translated from the coding sequence ATGAAATTTCCGCGCAACGAGAAGTACGCTTCCATCGCCGTTTATACTTTCCTTGTATTGGGAGCTTTGCTGGTTTTATCTCAATTTCTGCAAAATATTTCTTTTCTTTCAGGATGGGTACAGGGCACTTTACAGCTGCTGGCGCCGATTTTCTATGGATTTGTGATTGCGTTTCTGCTTAATCCCCTGCTGCGCTGGTTTGATGATAAGCTCCTGTGCAGGATATTCAAAAAATGGAAAAAACAGCCCAAACCGGTTACCCGGCGGGGAATTGCTCTGGGGCTGACCTATCTGACCACCTTTGTTGTTCTGAGCGTGTTTATCGGCCTTGTATTGCCGGAGCTGCGAGTGGTTACACAGATTGGAAGCAATGTCTCCTATTACATTCACTCTGTAGAAAAGCTTTATACCCGTTTCAATGAGTGGGTTTCCGGATTGCAGCTGATTAGTGCCGACGGGAACACACAGGTTCTGCTTCAAACTTTAAGCGAGCGGCTTGCAGAGCTGACAGAAGGCTTGGTTGAAAGCATTGTCCAATATCTGACCTATGGGGTCAGCGCTATTTTTGCCGCAACCACCCGCTTGACTGCCGGTATTCTCAATGGTGTGCTGGGTGTCATTGTTTCCATTTATTTCTTGATGGATCGGGAAAAGCTGTTTGCACAGCTTAAAAAAATTATCCGGGCCATTTTCCCTCAGAAGATAAGCAACCTTCTCTATGAAATTGCATTGGATTGCCACCATATTTTTAATGGATACATTGTAGGCAGTGTAACCGATTCTCTTATTGTGGGCATTTTGTGCTTCATATTTTCAAGCATTCTACAAATCCCTTCTGCTTTGCTGATCAGCACCATTGTGGGCATTACCAATATAATTCCCTATTTTGGGCCTTTCATCGGTGTTATCCCCGGCTTTCTGATTGTATTTGCTCAAAATCCCACAGCCGCCCTTTGGTTCGTGATTATGATTTTGGTTCTCCAGCAGATTGACGGCAACATTATAGCACCTAAAATTCTGGGTGATTCCACCGGCCTTTCACCTTTATGGATTATCTTTGCCATCACCCTGTTCAGCGGTATCTTAGGCATAGCCGGCATGTTTTTGGGAGTGCCGCTTTTTGCAATTCTCTATTCGCTGATCCGGCGGCTGGTCAATTTTCTGTTGCGGAGAAAAGGCGAATCCATCAAAACCCGGGACTATGATTCCGCCAAAAACCCTTTGATTAAATAA
- a CDS encoding IS256 family transposase codes for MSEKIVQLNEEVIKVEIRELVRNSVEETLNGLLEQEAQQLTNAAKYERSEGRQGYRSGHYNRNLTTTSGDVELKMPKLKGVSFETAIIERYRRRESSVEEALIEMYLAGVSVRRVEDITEALWGSKVSPATISELNKKAYVHIEDWRGRPLQGGKYPYVYVDGIYLRRNWGGEYENVAILVAIAVNEDGYREVIGAAEGMKEDKASWVSFFQWLKIRGLSGVKLIVGDKCLGMLEAVYEVFPDVKYQRCTVHFYRNVFSVTPRSKVKLVAKMLKAIHAQESKKAAREKAKAVVQELHAMKLTQAARKVEDSIDETLTYADFPPEHWTRIRTNNVIERLNREIRRRTRVVGAFPDGNSALMLVCARLRHVAGTQWGNKKYMSQNLRLSRRLE; via the coding sequence ATGTCCGAGAAAATTGTACAACTAAACGAGGAAGTAATCAAGGTAGAAATCCGGGAACTGGTGCGCAATAGCGTGGAGGAAACACTCAATGGGTTGTTGGAGCAGGAAGCACAGCAACTGACCAATGCCGCGAAATATGAACGCAGTGAGGGTCGACAGGGCTACCGCAGCGGGCACTACAACCGGAATCTGACAACAACGTCAGGGGATGTGGAGCTGAAAATGCCGAAGCTGAAAGGAGTGTCCTTTGAGACAGCGATTATTGAGCGGTACCGCCGCCGGGAAAGCAGCGTAGAAGAAGCATTGATTGAGATGTATCTGGCCGGGGTATCAGTACGGCGAGTAGAGGATATTACAGAGGCATTGTGGGGAAGCAAGGTGTCACCAGCCACGATCAGCGAACTGAACAAGAAAGCGTATGTCCACATTGAAGATTGGCGGGGTCGCCCCTTGCAAGGCGGGAAATACCCATATGTCTATGTGGACGGCATCTACCTTCGCCGCAACTGGGGCGGAGAATATGAGAATGTGGCTATCCTCGTAGCCATCGCAGTCAATGAGGACGGCTACCGGGAGGTGATTGGCGCCGCTGAAGGGATGAAAGAGGATAAAGCAAGTTGGGTGTCCTTCTTCCAATGGCTGAAAATCCGTGGACTTTCTGGTGTCAAGCTCATTGTGGGTGACAAATGTCTGGGTATGCTGGAGGCCGTCTATGAAGTGTTTCCCGACGTCAAATACCAGCGCTGCACCGTGCATTTCTACCGTAATGTATTCTCTGTTACCCCTCGCTCCAAGGTGAAGCTGGTAGCGAAAATGCTTAAGGCTATCCATGCGCAGGAAAGCAAAAAAGCGGCACGGGAGAAGGCGAAAGCCGTTGTGCAAGAACTGCACGCCATGAAGCTGACCCAAGCGGCCAGAAAAGTGGAGGATAGCATTGATGAGACGCTTACCTATGCCGATTTCCCACCCGAACATTGGACACGAATTCGCACGAACAACGTCATCGAACGCCTTAACCGTGAAATCCGTCGCCGTACAAGGGTGGTCGGCGCATTTCCTGATGGAAACTCCGCTCTGATGCTCGTCTGCGCACGTTTGCGCCATGTCGCCGGTACTCAGTGGGGTAACAAGAAATACATGAGTCAAAACCTCCGGCTAAGCCGGAGGCTTGAATAA
- a CDS encoding C-GCAxxG-C-C family protein, with product MDTLKDTAQNNFHNGMNCAQAVVTVFSEKYGMSKDLALRLAGGFGGGCRTGELCGAVSGAIMVIGLKHGPSTPSDAEAKAICGAQTKNFIDRFKERNHSVTCRELLGCEPVQRDLLPAEQQAELKEVCTDLVSGAVELLEQMDY from the coding sequence ATGGATACACTAAAAGACACTGCTCAAAACAATTTTCACAATGGAATGAACTGTGCACAAGCAGTGGTAACCGTTTTTAGTGAAAAATACGGTATGAGCAAAGACCTGGCTTTGCGCTTGGCCGGAGGCTTTGGGGGCGGATGCCGCACCGGTGAGCTGTGCGGAGCAGTCAGCGGTGCGATCATGGTCATTGGCCTCAAGCATGGCCCTTCTACCCCTTCTGATGCCGAAGCCAAGGCGATTTGCGGCGCACAGACCAAGAACTTTATTGATCGCTTTAAAGAGCGCAATCACTCTGTGACCTGTCGGGAACTTTTGGGATGTGAGCCTGTTCAGCGTGATCTTCTCCCCGCCGAGCAGCAGGCGGAGCTGAAAGAGGTTTGCACCGATCTGGTTAGCGGCGCTGTGGAACTGCTGGAGCAAATGGATTACTAA
- the prfB gene encoding peptide chain release factor 2, whose protein sequence is MLIYDDAKLRLNELKPQLEELAKALGIEQLRQRLAELAEASNDPAFWGDLEKSQLVLKEQKQLQTKLGSYERLAGLHEDASTLIQMAEEEEDDSLLEEVLQHLEELTSQLEIQRLSTLLTGEYDSHNAILTFHAGAGGTEAQDWVEMLYRMYTRWAERHRYKYKVLDYLAGNEAGIKSVSILIEGTNVYGYLKSEGGVHRLVRISPFDSSGRRQTSFASLEVMPEIDEDVSITIDPVDLRVDTYRSGGAGGQHVNKTDSAVRITHLPTGIVAACQNERSQHQNREVAMKMLKSKLAEIKEREHLEKISDIKGVQKEIGWGSQIRSYVFMPYTLVKDLRTGFEVGNISAVMDGELDGFINAYLRESSLGNL, encoded by the coding sequence ATGCTGATATACGACGACGCAAAACTAAGGCTCAACGAACTAAAGCCCCAGTTGGAAGAGCTGGCCAAGGCTTTGGGGATCGAACAGCTGCGGCAGCGGCTGGCTGAGCTGGCTGAGGCTTCCAATGATCCTGCGTTTTGGGGGGATCTTGAAAAAAGCCAGCTTGTGCTCAAGGAACAAAAACAGCTTCAAACCAAGCTGGGCTCTTATGAGCGTTTGGCAGGGCTTCACGAGGATGCCTCCACCCTGATCCAGATGGCGGAAGAAGAAGAGGACGACAGCCTGCTGGAGGAGGTTCTCCAGCACTTGGAGGAACTGACTTCCCAGCTGGAGATACAGCGTCTTTCCACCCTGCTGACAGGGGAATACGACAGCCACAACGCCATCCTAACCTTTCATGCAGGAGCTGGCGGAACCGAGGCACAGGATTGGGTGGAGATGCTTTACCGCATGTACACCCGCTGGGCGGAGCGCCATCGCTACAAATACAAGGTGCTGGATTATTTGGCTGGCAATGAGGCTGGCATCAAGTCGGTTTCCATTTTGATTGAAGGCACCAATGTTTATGGCTATCTGAAAAGCGAAGGCGGCGTACACCGTTTGGTGCGCATCTCCCCTTTTGATTCTTCGGGGAGACGGCAGACCTCCTTTGCCTCACTGGAGGTCATGCCCGAAATCGACGAGGATGTAAGCATTACCATTGATCCCGTTGATTTACGGGTTGACACCTACCGCTCCGGCGGTGCGGGCGGTCAGCATGTTAACAAAACCGATTCAGCGGTGCGTATTACCCATCTGCCCACTGGTATTGTAGCGGCCTGCCAGAATGAGCGCAGCCAGCATCAAAACCGTGAGGTTGCCATGAAGATGCTTAAATCCAAGCTGGCGGAGATCAAAGAGCGGGAGCATCTGGAAAAAATCAGCGATATCAAGGGCGTACAGAAGGAAATCGGCTGGGGCTCACAGATTCGCTCTTATGTCTTCATGCCCTATACCTTGGTCAAGGATTTGCGAACCGGATTTGAAGTGGGCAATATCAGCGCCGTTATGGACGGAGAACTGGATGGATTTATCAATGCCTATCTGCGTGAATCCAGTCTGGGAAACCTGTAG
- a CDS encoding ABC-F family ATP-binding cassette domain-containing protein codes for MILQLEDISKGFGAHQVLNPLTAKIEDQDRIGLIGVNGAGKSTLLNIIYGELEPDTGILSRSASHFGFLRQNSGLNSQNTIAQEMHMALATLVKMQKELAALQQEMAALPPQSPAYEPLAGRYASLLTQFEQQDGYTMEVRIDTVLNGMGFGQTDRQTPVAVLSGGEKTRLALCKLLLEQPELLILDEPTNHLDFKTLLWLEDYLSGWKKALLVVSHDRYFLDRLCGSVWELDQGTLYTYKGNYSRYVEQRAQRLELQEKQYWQQQQDIQKLEDFVARNLARASTTGRAQSRQKILDKMERIERPHAPSKPARLEFGYDKDPVKDVLHVKDLSLAVDTTEGKQVLCSHIDLDILRGEKVALIGANGIGKTTLLRALQKLHIPESGQIFWGQNTVISYFEQGELDLEPSKPVLNALWDVFPREYEHTIRTILGHVQLTGENVFKKVGDLSGGEKARLKFAIMLMKKGNVLLLDEPTNHLDLNVKESLDKALQQFEGTVLAVSHDRYLLNKFPTKIVEMHRDHIRVYKGNYDAYLRQKEAATPMPVAPEMPAASAPEATPQYRSKKQRSIEVARKKELRDLEDTIELLESEISELEELIASPRISGDYLLLQQHCDSLEAKRLELGECMNRWTILCDQIS; via the coding sequence ATGATTTTACAGCTTGAAGATATTTCCAAGGGGTTTGGCGCCCATCAAGTGCTCAACCCCCTAACCGCTAAAATAGAAGATCAGGACCGCATTGGTCTCATTGGAGTAAATGGAGCTGGCAAATCCACCCTGCTGAATATAATATACGGCGAACTGGAACCGGACACAGGCATCCTTTCCCGCTCAGCCAGCCACTTTGGGTTTTTACGGCAAAACAGCGGATTGAACAGCCAAAATACCATTGCCCAGGAAATGCATATGGCACTGGCCACTTTAGTGAAAATGCAAAAGGAACTGGCCGCTCTTCAACAGGAAATGGCCGCTCTGCCGCCCCAATCCCCTGCTTATGAGCCTTTGGCCGGGCGCTATGCTTCTTTGCTGACCCAGTTTGAGCAGCAGGATGGCTACACCATGGAAGTACGCATTGATACTGTGCTCAACGGAATGGGCTTTGGCCAGACCGACCGGCAAACACCTGTTGCCGTTTTGAGCGGTGGCGAAAAGACTCGCCTTGCCCTGTGCAAGCTTTTGCTGGAGCAGCCTGAGCTGCTTATTTTGGATGAACCCACCAACCATCTGGATTTCAAAACGCTTCTTTGGCTGGAGGATTATCTTTCCGGATGGAAAAAAGCGCTTCTGGTGGTTTCCCATGACCGTTATTTTCTGGATCGCCTTTGCGGCAGTGTCTGGGAGCTGGATCAAGGGACACTGTATACCTATAAAGGCAATTACAGCCGCTATGTGGAGCAACGTGCCCAGCGATTGGAGCTTCAGGAAAAACAGTATTGGCAGCAGCAGCAGGATATCCAGAAGCTGGAGGATTTTGTGGCCCGCAATCTGGCTCGGGCCAGCACAACCGGCCGTGCCCAATCCCGGCAGAAGATTCTGGATAAGATGGAACGCATCGAGCGGCCTCACGCTCCTTCCAAACCGGCTCGCTTGGAATTTGGGTACGACAAAGACCCTGTCAAGGATGTGCTGCACGTAAAGGATTTATCCTTGGCTGTGGATACAACCGAAGGCAAGCAGGTTTTGTGCAGTCACATTGATCTGGATATATTGCGGGGCGAGAAGGTTGCTCTTATCGGCGCCAATGGTATCGGAAAGACCACTTTGCTCCGGGCACTGCAAAAGCTTCATATCCCCGAAAGCGGCCAGATTTTTTGGGGACAGAATACGGTTATTTCCTACTTTGAACAGGGCGAGCTGGATTTAGAACCTTCCAAGCCTGTTTTGAATGCTTTATGGGATGTGTTTCCCCGGGAATATGAGCATACCATCCGCACCATTTTAGGACATGTTCAGCTGACCGGAGAAAATGTCTTTAAAAAGGTGGGCGATCTTTCAGGCGGTGAAAAGGCACGCCTGAAATTTGCCATTATGCTGATGAAAAAGGGTAATGTGCTTCTTTTGGATGAACCCACCAACCATCTGGATTTAAATGTAAAGGAATCGCTGGATAAAGCCCTGCAGCAGTTTGAGGGCACGGTTTTAGCCGTTTCACATGACCGTTACCTGCTCAATAAGTTCCCTACCAAGATTGTGGAAATGCACAGAGACCACATCCGGGTTTATAAGGGCAATTACGATGCCTATCTGCGCCAGAAGGAGGCTGCTACCCCAATGCCGGTGGCGCCAGAGATGCCTGCCGCTTCTGCTCCAGAGGCAACACCCCAATATCGCAGTAAAAAACAGCGCAGTATAGAGGTCGCACGCAAAAAAGAGCTGCGAGATTTAGAGGATACCATTGAGCTTTTGGAGAGCGAAATCTCGGAGCTGGAAGAGCTAATTGCCTCTCCGCGGATATCGGGGGATTACCTTTTGTTGCAGCAGCACTGTGATTCTCTGGAAGCCAAGCGTTTGGAACTGGGAGAGTGCATGAATCGATGGACGATTCTCTGCGACCAGATTTCGTAA